Below is a window of Nitrososphaerales archaeon DNA.
TAGCAGATGCTGCATATGACAGCAATATTACAAGGCTGATGATAGTGAAGAAGTTAAAGATCATACCATTCATACCATTGAATGCAAGGAACTGCAAGGGTAGGAATGAAGAGGAGAAAAGGGCGCAGAGAAAGAAGCTGTGTCTGAAGTTCTATGCAAAGAAATATATCAAGAATTATTGGATAGACCCTGACTCAGCAATTCGATAAGGAATATGATGCAAGGACATTGTCAGAGCAGGGCTTTTCGATAGGAAAGGGCTCGTTGAATCTCGATTCGTTGAAGCATAGAGGGATAGAATGGGCAACGTTACATTCTACATGCATATGCATAGTTATGTTATTGGTAGCAAAGACAGCAGTAGAAATAGGAAGACCGGACCTTATGCGGTGCGTGAAATGCTTCCAAGGATAATTATTCACAGCCCTCTAGATGTGAAAAATCCTAGAGAGCACGAGCTAACAATACTCTTCTACGGTATCTGTTTGCATGCACCCTATCCGCCCATTGTGGGCACTATGCGTGCGCTACGAGGCAGCTCCAATCATGGGATCGCGTATACTGACGCATCGAGATCACGGAGCTATTAAATGCCTGATCATGATTTGTAATTCCCGCATGGGTCATAGTATGGCTATCTGTTCTTCAATACGGAATAGCAACACATCCAGAGCCTTCTAGCTGCAGCTACTTTTGCGATCTTCTTTCCTTTGCTCTGTGCTATTCTATGATACGCTCTTGTTATCGATGTATCATACTTCAGATGCGTGGTCACACATTCTACAGTTATCCACTTAAGCCATCTAGATCCTTCCTTTGTTATGTTGCCGTATCTCTTCCTCGTACCGCTTGAATTCACAGATGGAACAAGCCCTGCATAAGAGCACAGATGCTCTCCGTCGAAGAATCTCTTTATTTCTCCGATCTCAGATTTTATCAGTAACGCAGTGTAGTAACCTATACCCGGTATAGTCATGAGCAGTTTAGAATCATCATCTTCTGGAGCCATCCTCGTCAGTTCCAAAGATATCTTTGCTATTTGTTTATCAAGTGCTGCTATCACTGGTAGATAGCTTTCAACAGCATCCATTCTAACAGAGTGCAGCCATTTGATTCCCTCTGCTGTGAACAATCCGTACGCAGGTTCTTCTACACCATTGTAGAGCAGGCATGCTTTTATCTTAGCCTTGAACTTTGTTCTCGTCCTTACAAGGAATGCTCTCCTCCTAACTTTCTCCCTTAACTCAGCAACAGTTTCGTCAGGCATGTATGATAACGGCAGCGCATTAAGCCTAGTTAACTCCGCAAGTATGGTGCTATCAACCTTATCTGTCTTTATCATGTTTTTGGATATCATCTTTGTCTCCTTTGGGTGTGATACCAGCACGTCACAGCCTTTATGCTTCAGTTTCCTGTATATTGGTACAATTGATGTCGAAGCTTCCATCGCTACTCTTTCTATCTTATCTGCATATTCATCAAGAAATATCAGCAATTCCTTGTTAGGTATTCTCCTTCTGGCAACTATACTCCCATCAGAGCTCATCAAGGTAGCATATGTGTTGTCCTTGTGTACATCCAGTCCAGCTACAATATGCGTGCTCACAGTATGTCGTGAGCACGCTGTTCTTATTTTCTTCTCATCGCATCATGGGAGATCTAATAACATTTAGTATCGGATTCGAGATTCTATCACGTTATTCTTGAACGGACTTTATCAAAGGTTTTCATTTATAACTCTATAAATTCATGCCAATGATAATTATCATTAATGTGGCTGCATATCTGTCAAGGGGGTTACGATATTGCTTACTCTTCTATTGCACAACCGTATTAACGAAACCTCCTACCTAGTATATGAGGCATACTGTATGCCTCATAAATGGTGGTGATTTCGAACCCATTTTCCTTCAGCATGTTTGTAACAAACTTGTAATTTTCATCTGAATGAGCTTCTACTATTATTTTATCTGTAATAGAAAGTGCTATTGGAGCCGCGGTTAACACCTTATCCTCTGCTCCTTCCACATCTATTAATAACCAATCTATCTTGTTGAGAACAAGTGCCTTTACTAGTGAGTCTAGAGTTGTAATTTTCACCTGTATGTATTTTTCTGTTCTGCCCTGAGATAAGAGACTATTTCTACCGGAACCGTTGGCACTTATGTAAAGCTTATCAAATCCCTCGCGATCACTTACAGCAACGTTAATACATTCAACATTTAACTCGTTAAGGCTTACATTTTCAACTAACACTTTAAAAGTTTCAGGATGCGGTTCAACAGCTATAATTCGACCTTTGTCAATGTATTTACTTGCAAGTAAAACATACTTCCCAACATTAGCCCCTATATTCACAAAATTATCATCTCTCTTTAATTGCTCCTGCAACAGCTTCACTATTTCAGGCTCATGATAAGGGCTTAAGAACCCTAGATCTTCAGCACCGGGTCTTAAGTGAACCAAAAATCCATAATACTTCACTCTCGCACCACAAGGCATAAAACTTCCAAATGTTAGATTTTTCCTAACAAAATAATCATTTCTTCTTCGTTTTCCTAAAAATAACCTAAGAAATAACCTTAGGGAAAGAAAAGCAAGCTTCGCATAAAAAATTGAAACTTTATCCTTTACTGTTAAACCTTCCGGTCTAGAAAGCCATTCTAATAGACTTTTAAAACCAACCATTTCAGTCGACCTTGTTTGATTTTACGCCATAAAGTACATCGGTTATCAATTTTTTCATACTTTCTTTAAAAGTAGATTCGGAAAATTTATTTGCAATTTTGTTAAGGGCATTCCTTTCATACTGGTTGGAATTCATTACCTGCAAGATTATCTGTGACGCATGTTCCAAGTTTCTATAATGATAAATACTAGGGACAAATTCTGTCTGTCCTCCGTGATTTGGCACAACAGGAATCAATCCAGCAGCCATGGCTTCGACTATTGATATGCCAAAATGTTCGCCTACCATTGTGTGAAGATACGCCTTACTTGTTGCCATTGCTCCCAACAACGTTTCGAAGCTTGCATTTATCAGCATTGATACGCGTCCGCGCACCTCCTCTTCATTTGCAATTTTCAATAACTTCTGATAATAAGGATAATTCGCCGGTATCAAACTTCCTATAATCTGCAGCTTTATGTTACGGGGTAGCATTTTTATGATCTTAATAGTGTTCTCAAGTTTCTTTTCGGGTGTATACCTCGATACGACTAGTATTTTATCCACCCTATTATTTGAGTTAAGGACCTGCGAAAATCTTTCCACATCAACAGGAGGGTATATTATGATTGGCTCAATATCAGGATAAATCTTCTTTATTGCCTCCTTGCTGAAATTGGAGTTGGTTAAAATCGTACCTCTCTTCATACCATAGTCCATCAATGTTTCCGTAAGATACTTGTATGGTTTGAAGTACGCCTTCCAAAAGAGTGAGTTCTGATACTTGCTTGGATATTCTTTCAACATTAATGCCAAGACAGGAAAATGCAGGTAGGCAATGTATGGAACACCAGCAGGTAAATAGTATGGAAGGACATCTCCATGCGTGTTGATCACTATATCAGCGTCTCTAACTCTTAGAGCTGGAATTATTGTAAACAATCGCTGGTATATCCCAAAGTATTTGAATTTGAATGGAAAGAGTGCTATGACTCTGTCAACCTCAATCTTACGGCCGTACGCCTTTTCTATCGCTTCAAATTCTGGTTTTTG
It encodes the following:
- a CDS encoding FkbM family methyltransferase, producing the protein MVGFKSLLEWLSRPEGLTVKDKVSIFYAKLAFLSLRLFLRLFLGKRRRNDYFVRKNLTFGSFMPCGARVKYYGFLVHLRPGAEDLGFLSPYHEPEIVKLLQEQLKRDDNFVNIGANVGKYVLLASKYIDKGRIIAVEPHPETFKVLVENVSLNELNVECINVAVSDREGFDKLYISANGSGRNSLLSQGRTEKYIQVKITTLDSLVKALVLNKIDWLLIDVEGAEDKVLTAAPIALSITDKIIVEAHSDENYKFVTNMLKENGFEITTIYEAYSMPHILGRRFR
- a CDS encoding IS110 family transposase; translation: MSTHIVAGLDVHKDNTYATLMSSDGSIVARRRIPNKELLIFLDEYADKIERVAMEASTSIVPIYRKLKHKGCDVLVSHPKETKMISKNMIKTDKVDSTILAELTRLNALPLSYMPDETVAELREKVRRRAFLVRTRTKFKAKIKACLLYNGVEEPAYGLFTAEGIKWLHSVRMDAVESYLPVIAALDKQIAKISLELTRMAPEDDDSKLLMTIPGIGYYTALLIKSEIGEIKRFFDGEHLCSYAGLVPSVNSSGTRKRYGNITKEGSRWLKWITVECVTTHLKYDTSITRAYHRIAQSKGKKIAKVAAARRLWMCCYSVLKNR
- a CDS encoding glycosyltransferase yields the protein MQLKAAVIHHNLNSRGGGERVAVNTIELLKDMGFTVELVTSQKPEFEAIEKAYGRKIEVDRVIALFPFKFKYFGIYQRLFTIIPALRVRDADIVINTHGDVLPYYLPAGVPYIAYLHFPVLALMLKEYPSKYQNSLFWKAYFKPYKYLTETLMDYGMKRGTILTNSNFSKEAIKKIYPDIEPIIIYPPVDVERFSQVLNSNNRVDKILVVSRYTPEKKLENTIKIIKMLPRNIKLQIIGSLIPANYPYYQKLLKIANEEEVRGRVSMLINASFETLLGAMATSKAYLHTMVGEHFGISIVEAMAAGLIPVVPNHGGQTEFVPSIYHYRNLEHASQIILQVMNSNQYERNALNKIANKFSESTFKESMKKLITDVLYGVKSNKVD